From a region of the Theobroma cacao cultivar B97-61/B2 chromosome 8, Criollo_cocoa_genome_V2, whole genome shotgun sequence genome:
- the LOC18591572 gene encoding endoplasmin homolog, with amino-acid sequence MRKWAIPSALILLCLLSLLSDQGRKVQANADEGAVDPPKVEEKIGAVPNGLQTDSDVVKRESESISSRSLRSNAEKFEFQAEVSRLMDIIINSLYSNKDIFLRELISNASDALDKIRFLSLTDKEVLGEGDTAKLEIQIKLDKEKKILTLRDRGIGMTKEDLIKHLGTIAKSGTSAFVEKMQSSGDLNLIGQFGVGFYSVYLVADYVEVISKHNDDKQYVWESKADGAFAISEDTWNEPLGRGTEIRLHLRDEAQEYLEEGKLKELVKKYSEFINFPIYIWASKEVDVEVPAEEDESSDEEETSDSSSEEGEDEDAEKSEDEGTEKKPKTKKLKETSNEWELLNDVKAIWLRSPKEVTEEEYTKFYQSLAKDFGDEKPLAWSHFTAEGDVEFKAVLFVPPKAPHDLYESYYNTNKANLKLYVRRVFISDEFDELLPKYLNFLKGLVDSDTLPLNVSREMLQAHSSLKTIKKKLIRKALDMIRKIAEEDPDESSGKDEKEVEKSGTDDDEKKGQYAKFWNEFGKSIKLGIIEDATNRNRLAKLLRFESTKSDGKLTSLDQYISRMRAGQKDIFYITGNSKEQLEKSPFLERLKKKNYEVIFFTDPVDEYLMQYLMDYDGKQFQNVSKEGLKIGKDSKNKELKESFKELTKWWKGALTSENVDDVKITNRLDNTPCVVVTSKFGWSANMERIMQSQTLSDASKQAYMRGKRVLEINPRHPIIKELRERVVKDPEDEGVKQTAQLIYQTALMESGFSLPDPKDFASRIYSSVKSSLNISPDATIEDDDDVEETETETETETKEGAGSSKGEAEPANNDADTDLKDEL; translated from the exons ATGAGGAAGTGGGCGATCCCTTCCGCTTTGATTCTTCTTTGCCTTCTCAGTCTCCTCTCAGATCAAG GGAGAAAAGTACAAGCAAATGCTGATGAAGGAGCCGTAGATCCTCCAAAAGTTGAGGAAAAGATCGGCGCTGTGCCTAACGGTTTACAAACTGATTCTGATGTAGTTAAAAG aGAATCGGAATCGATCTCTTCGAGATCGCTTCGCAGTAATGCGGAGAAGTTTGAGTTCCAGGCTGAGGTGTCTCGGCTTATGGATATTATTATCAATTCTCTTTATAGCAACAAGGATATTTTCCTCAGGGAGTTGATATCCAATGCTTCTGAT gcGTTGGACAAGATTAGGTTCCTTTCACTCACAGACAAAGAAGTTTTGGGTGAAGGTGACACTGCCAAGCTGGAGATCCAG ATTAAGCTGgacaaagagaagaaaattcTCACACTTCGTGACAGAGGTATAGGAATGACCAAAGAAGATTTAATCAAGCACTTGGGAACAATTGCGAAGTCTGGAACTTCTG CATTTGTTGAGAAAATGCAGAGCAGTGGAGATCTTAACCTGATTGGGCAGTTTGGAGTTGGGTTCTACTCTGTATATCTGGTGGCAGACTATGTTGAAGTCATTAGTAAACACAATGATGACAAACA ATATGTATGGGAATCAAAGGCTGATGGGGCATTTGCAATATCTGAGGACACTTGGAATGAACCACTGGGACGTGGTACTGAGATTAGATTGCATCTCAGGGATGAAGCTCAGGAGTACTTGGAGGAGGGAAAATTGAAG GAATTGGTGAAGAAATATTCTGAATTCATCAACTTCCCCATCTATATCTGGGCAAGCAAAGAGGTTGATGTTGAGGTACCTGCCGAGGAAGATGAGTCGAGTGATGAGGAGGAAACTT CTGATAGCAGTTCTGAGGAAGGGGAAGATGAAGATGCTGAGAAAAGTGAGGATGAAGGCACTGAGAAGAAACCAAAGACAAAGAAGTTGAAGGAAACTTCTAATGAATGGGAGCTTCTGAATGATGTTAAAGCTATATGGTTGCGCAGTCCAAAGGAGGTGACAGAGGAAGAATACACAAAATTCTATCAGTCTCTAGCAAAG GACTTTGGTGATGAGAAGCCCTTGGCCTGGAGCCACTTCACCGCAGAAGGTGATGTTGAGTTCAAGGCTGTTTTGTTTGTGCCTCCTAAGGCTCCTCATGATCTGTATGAGAGTTATTATAACACCAACAAAGCCAACTTGAAGTTGTATGTTAGACGAGTTTTTATCTCTGATGAATTTGATGAGCTTTTACCAAAGTATCTTAACTTTTTGAAG GGTCTTGTTGATTCTGATACCCTACCACTCAATGTATCACGAGAGATGCTACAAGCCCACAGCAGTTTGAAAACAATCAAGAAGAAACTCATTAGGAAAGCCCTTGATATGATTCGTAAAATTGCTGAGGAGGATCCTGATGAGTCCAGTGGCAAAGATGAGAAAG AAGTTGAAAAATCTGGCACTGATGATGACGAGAAAAAAGGTCAATATGCTAAGTTCTGGAATGAGTTTGGAAAATCCATTAAACTTGGTATCATTGAGGATGCAACCAACAGAAATCGCTTGGCAAAACTCCTTCGATTTGAGAG CACCAAATCAGATGGTAAATTGACTTCACTAGATCAGTACATCTCTAGAATGAGAGCAGGACAGAAGGATATTTTCTACATTACAGGCAACAGCAAGGAACAGTTGGAAAAATCTCCATTCTTGGAGAGgcttaagaagaaaaattatgag GTTATTTTCTTCACAGATCCTGTTGATGAGTACCTGATGCAATACCTGATGGATTATGATGGCAAACAGTTCCAAAATGTATCCAAGGAGGGCTTGAAAATTGGGAAAGACTCAAAGAACAAAGAACTTAAGGAGTCATTTAAGGAACTAACCAAATGGTGGAAGGGTGCCCTTACAAGTGAGAATGTGGATGATGTGAAGATAACTAACCGTTTGGACAATACTCCTTGTGTGGTTGTTACATCAAAGTTTGGATGGAGTGCTAATATGGAGAGAATCATGCAATCTCAAACCCTATCGGATGCTAGCAAGCAAGCGTACATGCGCGGCAAGAGGGTGCTTGAGATCAACCCAAGGCACCCAATCATTAAGGAGCTTCGTGAGAGAGTTGTTAAGGACCCTGAG GATGAGGGTGTGAAGCAAACGGCTCAGCTCATTTACCAGACAGCTCTGATGGAGAGTGGCTTCAGTCTACCCGATCCCAAGGATTTTGCCTCACGCATCTACAGCTCAGTGAAATCTAGCCTAAATATCAGTCCCGATGCAACCAttgaggatgatgatgatgtagaagaAACCGAGACTGAGACCGAGACGGAGACAAAAGAAGGAGCAGGCAGTTCAAAGGGCGAAGCTGAACCAGCCAACAATGATGCAGATACTGATCTCAAGGATGAGTTGTAG
- the LOC18591573 gene encoding DEAD-box ATP-dependent RNA helicase 28, which yields MAPSFIFEAPSDEEPEFEESEEEDNEEAEEEEGAEAEEKPSKPKRKSQSPWDFASYSESVAEEHARRGTTSVDFKISKILQQSSAPEQQEEISDSEPDKQVDYRSEDDDEEKSNAGESKSFFAPSEGASFHANSFMELNLSRPLLRACEALGYTKPTPIQAACIPLALTGRDICGSAVTGSGKTAAYALPTLERLLFRPKRISAIRVLILTPARELAVQVHSMIEKLAQFTDIRCCLVVGGLSLKAQESALRLMPDIVVATPGRMIDHLRNSMSVDLDDLAVLILDEADRLLELGFSAEIHELVRLCPKRRQTMLFSATMTEEVDELVKLSLTRPLRLSADPSAKRPATLTEEVVRIRRMREVNQEAVLLSLCSKTFTSKVIIFSGTKQAAHRLKILFQLAGLQAAELHGDLTQVQRLDALDRFRKQEVDFLIATDVAARGLDIIGVETVINYACPRDITSYVHRVGRTARAGREGYAVTFVTDNDRSLLKAIAKRVGSKLKSRIVAEQSIAKWSQKIEEKEDKVAEVIEEERAERALRKAEMEATKAENMIAHKDEIYARPKRTWFMTEKEKKLVAKAAKASVETEKGSANAVISAQQAEDLKMKEKRKREREKNLPRKKRRKLEAAREMLEDQSEMNESEGSGKNKKEKEGISLVDLAYRRAKAVKAVKKAVDSGKIVKKSNKKSKHANQRTQSRTEEMRELFQNDMSEKRQKSTSGAGRKKSKSSFKSKSRYKRR from the exons ATGGCTCCGAGTTTCATATTCGAAGCACCCAGCGATGAAGAACCCGAGTTCGAGGAATCCGAGGAAGAAGACAATGAAGAAGcagaggaagaagaaggagcAGAAGCGGAAGAGAAACCTTCTAAACCGAAACGCAAGTCTCAATCCCCATGGGACTTCGCTTCTTACTCCGAATCCGTTGCAGAAGAACACGCACGCCGTGGAACCACCTCCGTCGATTTCAAAATCTCCAAAATCCTCCAACAAAGCTCTGCTCCAGAGCAGCAAGAGGAGATCTCCGATTCGGAACCCGACAAACAA GTGGATTATAGATCagaagatgatgatgaggaaAAGAGCAATGCAGGTGAGAGTAAATCGTTCTTCGCGCCATCTGAAGGAGCGTCCTTTCATGCAAATTCTTTCATGGAGCTCAATCTTTCGCGCCCTTTGCTTCGAGCTTGTGAGGCGTTGGGTTACACTAAGCCTACACCTATCCAG gCTGCATGTATACCCTTAGCCTTGACCGGGCGCGATATATGCGGGAGCGCAGTTACTGGTTCTGGGAAG ACGGCTGCCTACGCGTTACCTACACTAGAAAGGCTGCTATTCCGTCCTAAACGGATTTCAGCGATACGGGTTCTTATCCTTACGCCGGCGAGAGAGTTGGCGGTGCA GGTTCACAGTATGATAGAGAAACTTGCTCAGTTTACTGATATTAGATGTTGTCTGGTTGTTGGTGGGCTTTCATTAAAG GCACAAGAGTCAGCTTTGAGATTAATGCCTGACATTGTTGTGGCTACTCCTGGACGCATGATAGACCATTTGCGCAATTCCATGTCTGTGGATTTGGACGATCTTGCAGTTTTGATCCTTGATGAGGCAGATCGTCTTCTAGAGCTTGGATTCAGTGCTGAAATTCATGAATTG GTCCGTCTTTGTCCTAAAAGGAGACAGACTATGCTGTTTTCAGCTACAATGACAGAAGAAGTTGATGAGCTTGTCAAGCTTTCTTTGACCAGACCCTTGCGTCTCTCAGCTGACCCATCAGCAAAACGGCCAGCAACATTGACTGAGGA GGTTGTAAGGATACGTCGAATGCGTGAAGTAAATCAAGAAGCAGTTCTTCTGTCATTGTGTTCAAAGACTTTCACATCCAAAGTGATCATCTTCAG TGGAACCAAGCAGGCTGCACACAGGTTGAAGATTTTGTTTCAGTTGGCTGGCCTTCAAGCAGCTGAGCTTCATGGAGATCTAACTCAAGTCCAGCGCCTTGAT GCCTTGGATCGTTTTAGGAAACAGGaagttgattttttaattGCCACTGATGTGGCTGCTCGA GGACTTGATATAATTGGTGTTGAGACAGTTATTAATTATGCTTGTCCTCGAGATATTACAAG CTATGTTCACCGTGTTGGTCGGACAGCAAGAGCAGGTAGAGAAGGATATGCTGTTACATTTGTGACTGACAATGATCGATCTCTATTGAAAGCCATT GCAAAGAGAGTAGGTTCAAAGTTGAAGAGTCGGATTGTTGCAGAGCAGTCTATTGCTAAGTGGTCTCAGAAAATTGAGGAGAAGGAAGACAAAGTGGCTGAAGTTATTGAAGAGGAGAG GGCAGAGCGAGCCCTAAGAAAAGCTGAAATGGAAGCAACAAAG GCTGAAAATATGATCGCACATAAGGACGAAATTTATGCACGACCTAAAAGAACCTGGTTTATGActgaaaaggagaaaaagctTGTAGCAAAGGCAGCAAAG GCATCTGTAGAAACAGAAAAAGGTTCTGCAAATGCTGTCATCAGCGCCCAACAGGCTGAGGACCTTAAGatgaaggaaaaaaggaaGCGAGAGCGCGAG AAAAATTTACCTAGGAAGAAACGTCGAAAACTGGAAGCAGCCAGAGAAATGTTGGAGGATCAAAGTGAAATGAATGAATCAGAA GGTAGtggaaaaaataagaaagagaaggaaggGATATCGTTGGTTGACTTGGCTTACAGGCGAGCAAAGGCAGTAAAAGCTGTAAAGAAGGCTGTAGATTCTGGCAAAATTGTGAAGAAATCCAACAAGAAATCGAAGCATGCTAACCAAAGAACTCAATCAAGGACAGAAGAGATGCGGGAGCTATTCCAAAATGACATGAGTGAGAAAAGGCAGAAAAGTACTAGTGGTGCAGGAAGGAAAAAGTCCAAGAGTTCATTTAAGAGCAAATCACG TTACAAGCGCAGGTAG
- the LOC18591574 gene encoding uncharacterized protein LOC18591574, with amino-acid sequence MTLEDFFTLTEMKDGLTAPSRVEELLTVMKKEKDSVVKNISDATRQWAAVASTIAATENKDCLNLFIQLDGVWYLDRWLKGAQEFGNDSSDSFVEESITALLRALEKLHRNNERSISSEIWITVKNLLGHKSSRVQDGARLLFDNWKRSRVTDDVHGGVGSGGHISDYGISDSATVTGENSRRECSAKEGPVSRGSTDEENTGADAAKNENLPSSSLDGVQLESSKELHSETTNDELQSHIYSDCADMENRSPNHLSSSLVSNPAQENSSTKEDLPAKTVEETASLETCSLPDSKQENVEVLDAQNLNELSSDEKQKLDMTVSSSSTVEHVLVSSGAGVGSAQEATKEPNSQKDAEANKSDVLKSVALGGDRTPVSETKKMMGDAGVINHSGNGSQLFKTAGQDSESHSGMLRSSSDNEFIYRKPKDLVTTFSRMEGIRTTDENKENCRVEDLRGGSKFTPGPDVIDKRMSDIELEYGIVDALEVARQVAQEVEREVVDDREPSCSSSEKISEGGIRQPSTPDSINGKQDLPTEVIPKEVSTGPNQSAEACTEGEGHIINPDNPDNEPENDLHDLESSQVTVAQEPEPNTEKSLCDFDLNQEVCSDDVERAANSISTPISVVSASRAAAAPGLPAAPLQFKGELGWKGSAATSAFRPASPRRNSDVDKTLSIGGTSSGSKQRLDCLDFDLNVAEAGDEKGAELMSGKQVTASSGLHSAESSLDVSPRKSERLKLDLNRMSDDGDAPALDTRLEGRLFYNRNGHRSPSPASSSSSMQPSLRNIDLNDRPYSHNDASELGPYNGISSRNVNAYGGPKPNDPVISIMGTRVEVNRKEFVPQVVSLPNGKALEPATDASITRTGGFMGLGPTVSYTHSPAFSYNGLTMPPTVSFSPAIYGASGSIPYMVDSRAPIVPQIMGSTSAVPPPYSQPQFIMSMSNAPVGLNGSGSSRPNFDLNTGLAIEGGNRDSTGVRQSFMPGQSRSMEEHLRANSQPSSSSAVGAKRKEPDSGWEPYQFNYRHHQFPWK; translated from the coding sequence ATGACGCTGGAAGATTTTTTTACCCTGACCGAGATGAAAGATGGGCTCACAGCCCCTTCACGAGTTGAGGAGCTACTAACTGTAATGAAGAAGGAGAAAGATTCTGTTGTGAAAAATATCAGTGATGCAACCAGGCAGTGGGCTGCTGTTGCAAGCACAATTGCTGCCACAGAGAATAAAGATTGTCtcaatctttttattcaacTAGATGGAGTCTGGTATCTGGACAGATGGCTCAAGGGTGCTCAAGAATTTGGTAATGACTCAAGTGACAGTTTTGTGGAAGAATCAATTACTGCACTCCTTCGAGCACTTGAAAAGTTGCATAGAAATAATGAGAGGTCTATTTCTTCTGAGATCTGGATTACTGTCAAGAATCTTCTTGGCCACAAGAGCTCTCGAGTTCAGGATGGAGCCAGATTGCTCTTTGATAACTGGAAAAGAAGTAGAGTTACTGATGATGTTCATGGTGGTGTTGGTAGTGGTGGACATATTTCTGACTATGGGATTTCAGACAGTGCAACCGTTACTGGAGAAAATAGTAGGCGCGAATGTTCTGCCAAAGAAGGTCCTGTTTCAAGGGGAAGTACTGATGAAGAAAATACTGGAGCTGATGCTGCAAAGAATGAAAACCTTCCTTCAAGTAGCCTAGATGGTGTTCAATTAGAAAGTTCTAAAGAGTTACACAGTGAAACCACTAATGATGAGCTCCAGTCCCACATATATTCAGACTGTGCGGACATGGAAAACAGATCTCCAAATCATCTGTCCTCCTCTTTAGTTTCAAATCCTGCTCAAGAAAACTCGTCCACGAAGGAAGATCTTCCTGCAAAAACTGTGGAAGAAACTGCTTCCCTTGAGACCTGCAGTTTACCAGATTCAAAGCAAGAAAATGTTGAGGTTTTGGATGCTCAGAATTTAAATGAGTTATCAAGTGATGAAAAGCAGAAGTTGGATATGACAGTTTCTTCCTCTAGTACTGTGGAACATGTACTGGTTTCTTCTGGTGCTGGTGTTGGAAGCGCTCAGGAGGCTACAAAAGAACCTAATTCACAAAAAGATGCTGAAGCCAATAAGAGTGATGTTCTAAAATCTGTTGCACTTGGTGGTGATAGGACGCCTGTATCTGAGACGAAGAAGATGATGGGTGATGCGGGGGTTATAAATCATTCAGGCAATGGTTCACAGCTATTCAAGACTGCAGGTCAAGACAGTGAGTCTCATTCTGGCATGTTGCGGAGCTCCTCTGACAATGAATTTATATATAGAAAGCCTAAGGATCTGGTGACCACTTTTTCCAGGATGGAAGGCATTAGAACAACagatgaaaataaggagaatTGTAGAGTTGAAGATTTGAGGGGTGGTTCCAAGTTTACCCCTGGTCCTGATGTGATTGATAAGAGAATGTCTGATATTGAGCTTGAGTATGGCATAGTTGATGCTCTAGAAGTTGCCCGACAAGTTGCTCAAGAAGTGGAACGAGAAGTGGTAGATGACAGAGAGCCTTCATGCAGCTCTTCAGAGAAGATTTCAGAAGGTGGAATTAGGCAACCCAGTACCCCAGACTCCATAAATGGAAAACAAGACCTACCCACTGAGGTCATACCAAAAGAGGTGTCAACTGGACCCAATCAGTCTGCTGAAGCATGTACTGAGGGGGAGGGGCACATAATTAATCCAGATAATCCAGACAATGAACCAGAAAATGACTTGCATGATTTAGAGTCCTCTCAGGTGACTGTGGCTCAAGAACCTGAACCTAACACAGAGAAAAGCCTATGTGATTTTGATCTGAACCAAGAAGTTTGTTCTGATGATGTGGAACGTGCAGCAAATTCTATCTCCACCCCCATTTCAGTGGTTTCTGCTTCAAGGGCGGCAGCAGCTCCTGGCTTACCTGCAGCTCCTCTACAGTTCAAGGGGGAACTTGGGTGGAAAGGGTCTGCTGCCACAAGTGCTTTTCGCCCAGCATCTCCTCGCCGAAACTCTGATGTTGATAAGACTTTATCCATTGGGGGAACAAGCAGTGGCTCAAAACAAAGGCTGGATTGCCTTGATTTTGATCTTAATGTTGCCGAGGCTGGTGATGAAAAAGGTGCCGAACTTATGTCAGGGAAACAGGTTACAGCCTCATCAGGCCTCCACTCTGCAGAATCTTCACTGGATGTGAGTCCAAGAAAATCTGAGAGACTCAAGCTGGATTTAAATCGTATGAGTGATGATGGTGATGCTCCAGCATTAGATACAAGATTAGAGGGACGACTCTTTTACAACAGGAATGGGCATCGTAGCCCATCACCTgcctcttcatcatcatcgaTGCAGCCTTCTCTGAGGAACATCGATTTGAATGACAGACCATATAGTCACAATGATGCTTCAGAATTAGGGCCTTACAATGGTATATCTTCCCGAAATGTAAATGCATATGGAGGGCCTAAACCAAATGATCCTGTTATTTCTATAATGGGTACTAGAGTGGAAGTCAATAGGAAGGAATTTGTTCCTCAGGTTGTATCCTTACCAAATGGCAAGGCTCTCGAGCCTGCAACTGATGCAAGCATCACAAGAACTGGAGGTTTTATGGGGTTGGGTCCCACTGTGTCGTATACACATTCTCCTGCTTTTAGTTATAATGGACTGACTATGCCACCAACAGTGTCCTTCTCTCCTGCCATTTATGGGGCTAGTGGCTCAATCCCCTATATGGTCGATTCAAGAGCACCTATTGTGCCTCAAATTATGGGTTCTACATCAGCTGTTCCTCCACCTTACTCTCAACCACAGTTCATTATGAGCATGAGCAATGCCCCTGTTGGTTTAAATGGTTCAGGGTCCTCACGGCCTAATTTTGATCTGAACACTGGTTTGGCAATTGAGGGAGGAAATAGAGATTCCACGGGCGTAAGGCAGTCTTTCATGCCTGGTCAAAGCAGGTCAATGGAAGAGCATTTAAGGGCAAACTCACAACCCTCCTCGAGTTCTGCAGTTGGTGCAAAAAGGAAGGAACCAGACAGTGGGTGGGAGCCATACCAGTTTAATTACAGACACCACCAATTTCCATGGAAATAG